In a genomic window of Micromonospora cremea:
- a CDS encoding DUF3151 domain-containing protein yields the protein MQNLLPEPPATLLPANHEADAALAAAEQAGSDQAYAEVAARFPTYSAAWAELAARSFAQGQVVTAYAYARTGYHRGLDQLRRSGWKGHGPVPWSHEPNRGFLRCLYVLSRAADEIGEADEAARCAQFLRDCDPAAADALASN from the coding sequence ATGCAGAACCTTTTGCCAGAGCCACCGGCCACCCTCCTGCCCGCGAACCACGAGGCCGACGCAGCCCTGGCCGCCGCCGAACAGGCGGGCAGCGACCAGGCGTACGCCGAGGTGGCGGCCCGCTTCCCGACCTACAGCGCGGCCTGGGCGGAGCTCGCGGCCCGGTCGTTCGCGCAGGGCCAGGTGGTGACGGCGTACGCCTACGCGCGCACCGGCTACCACCGGGGTCTGGACCAACTGCGCCGTAGCGGCTGGAAGGGGCACGGCCCGGTGCCGTGGTCGCACGAGCCGAACCGCGGCTTCCTCCGCTGCCTGTACGTGCTCTCCCGGGCCGCCGACGAGATCGGCGAGGCCGACGAGGCGGCCCGCTGCGCCCAGTTCCTCCGCGACTGTGACCCGGCGGCGGCGGACGCGCTGGCCAGCAACTGA
- a CDS encoding chromosome partitioning protein, translating into MDENADRAQVPGQQPVPERDIEPLWPPDPADRGADAAAPPWASISEQRGAPPSATPSSTVLPPVAAPPTGRPPTGRPPVPGQPGAAALTPPSPSDYPSLTGAVPAPGGWGVTGPSGTASGWAPGQPSWPPPADPSAPDVPGPAVGDTHTPSTTDAGSGAATPSTAPAATNVPPGAAGTTSAAADPTPWAPNALPEATVPTPQPTSHTPAATGAAAGPTPQAAGPTSQATGPTTETAGPRPQATGPVSEAGTPPGAEAPASGAGPTTGAESPASGATPGQADGPVPVAVPAPPIAPGGVDLDLPFTLDRPAAAAAPADRSAPADPAADETATADPTTPEPAGTRAGGVGAGEDGPAAGTARPAAESPWAYPPQRPAGATGTAHDEAAAGTPPVPAPPVPQPPHPGGPAAPHAGPGQAYPGQTYSGQSYSPAIPGQAGPAPIPPPPDPTQFADPPHGGPAPQPGGPAAPPPGPFPPSPGWYPPPWQQSATPGAPPPQPQPQPYQEAAGVTRVPATGYPDATWEPETTAAPTAEDFARRRQVRPADPVATMGVRAVVNKMGLLRLAPGRHEQELKRDIEMVRRNFGGLRQVTVVNPKGGAGKTVAILLLAMTFGQKRGGYVLAWDNNETQGTLGMRAQQDFHSRTVRDMLRDLGQFQGAHGRVGDLSQYVRSQGEGMFDVLASDESATGGEMLTAAAFAEIREVVSRFYKLIFVDTGNNVRAQNWQASMDATDQLVVTMSARNDSAETAARMLDHLEQSGRQRLVRQAVTVVSMPPSRKEIDLPAIQEHFAARTRAVLLAPYERLIDSGEPIRYGGLSSATRDAWLKIAAAVAEGL; encoded by the coding sequence ATGGACGAGAACGCCGACCGGGCGCAGGTGCCCGGCCAGCAGCCGGTGCCGGAGCGGGACATCGAACCACTCTGGCCACCGGATCCGGCCGACCGGGGCGCGGATGCTGCGGCACCGCCATGGGCGTCGATCTCCGAGCAGCGGGGTGCCCCGCCATCGGCCACGCCGTCGTCGACGGTGCTGCCGCCCGTGGCCGCGCCGCCGACGGGCCGTCCGCCGACGGGCCGTCCGCCGGTTCCCGGGCAGCCCGGGGCCGCGGCGTTGACCCCGCCGTCACCGTCCGACTACCCGTCGCTCACGGGTGCCGTGCCGGCACCCGGCGGCTGGGGCGTCACCGGCCCCTCCGGCACCGCGTCGGGCTGGGCCCCGGGCCAGCCGAGTTGGCCACCGCCGGCCGACCCATCGGCCCCCGACGTCCCCGGCCCGGCAGTCGGCGACACCCACACGCCGTCGACCACCGATGCCGGGTCCGGCGCCGCGACACCGAGCACCGCGCCGGCGGCGACGAACGTCCCGCCGGGGGCGGCAGGCACCACGTCGGCGGCGGCCGACCCCACTCCGTGGGCACCCAACGCCCTGCCGGAGGCAACCGTCCCCACGCCCCAGCCAACCAGCCACACGCCGGCGGCAACCGGAGCGGCAGCCGGCCCCACGCCCCAGGCAGCTGGGCCCACGTCCCAGGCAACCGGCCCCACGACGGAGACAGCCGGCCCTAGGCCCCAGGCAACCGGTCCCGTATCGGAGGCGGGCACTCCGCCCGGGGCGGAGGCCCCCGCGTCGGGAGCGGGCCCCACGACCGGCGCGGAGAGCCCGGCGTCGGGCGCGACACCGGGGCAGGCCGATGGTCCAGTCCCGGTCGCCGTCCCGGCCCCGCCGATCGCGCCGGGCGGCGTCGACCTGGACCTGCCATTCACCCTGGATCGCCCGGCGGCAGCCGCCGCGCCCGCCGACCGCTCGGCCCCGGCCGACCCGGCAGCAGACGAAACCGCTACCGCGGACCCCACCACGCCCGAGCCGGCGGGGACCCGGGCTGGCGGGGTTGGCGCCGGGGAGGACGGACCCGCGGCCGGAACGGCACGGCCGGCGGCCGAGTCGCCCTGGGCGTATCCGCCGCAGCGGCCGGCCGGCGCGACCGGGACCGCCCACGACGAGGCGGCCGCCGGAACGCCGCCGGTCCCCGCCCCGCCCGTCCCCCAGCCACCGCACCCGGGCGGCCCGGCCGCCCCGCACGCCGGCCCCGGCCAGGCCTACCCCGGTCAGACGTACTCCGGTCAGTCGTACTCGCCGGCGATCCCCGGTCAGGCCGGCCCGGCACCGATCCCGCCCCCGCCCGATCCGACGCAGTTCGCCGACCCGCCGCACGGCGGCCCCGCGCCGCAGCCGGGTGGCCCGGCGGCCCCGCCTCCGGGGCCGTTCCCGCCGTCGCCGGGCTGGTATCCCCCGCCCTGGCAGCAGAGCGCCACCCCCGGGGCCCCGCCACCGCAGCCGCAGCCGCAGCCGTATCAGGAGGCCGCGGGGGTGACCCGGGTGCCGGCCACCGGCTATCCGGACGCCACCTGGGAGCCGGAGACCACTGCGGCGCCGACCGCGGAGGACTTCGCCCGGCGCCGGCAGGTACGGCCCGCCGATCCGGTGGCCACGATGGGCGTCCGCGCGGTGGTCAACAAGATGGGGCTGCTCCGGCTCGCTCCCGGGCGGCACGAGCAGGAACTCAAGCGGGACATCGAGATGGTGCGCCGCAACTTCGGCGGGCTGCGGCAGGTGACCGTGGTCAACCCCAAGGGCGGCGCCGGAAAGACGGTGGCCATCCTGCTGCTCGCGATGACGTTCGGCCAGAAGCGCGGCGGCTACGTGCTGGCCTGGGACAACAACGAGACCCAGGGCACTCTCGGGATGCGCGCCCAACAGGACTTCCACTCGCGCACGGTGCGGGACATGTTGCGCGACCTCGGGCAGTTCCAGGGTGCGCACGGGCGGGTCGGCGACCTGTCGCAGTACGTCCGCTCGCAGGGCGAGGGGATGTTCGACGTGCTCGCCTCGGACGAGTCGGCCACCGGCGGCGAGATGCTCACCGCAGCCGCGTTCGCCGAGATCCGCGAGGTGGTCAGCCGGTTCTACAAGCTGATCTTCGTGGACACGGGGAACAACGTCCGGGCGCAGAACTGGCAGGCCTCGATGGACGCGACCGACCAACTGGTCGTCACCATGTCCGCCCGTAACGACTCGGCGGAGACCGCCGCCCGGATGCTCGACCACCTCGAGCAGAGCGGCCGGCAACGGCTGGTCCGGCAGGCGGTGACGGTGGTGTCGATGCCGCCGTCCCGCAAGGAGATCGACCTGCCGGCCATCCAGGAGCACTTCGCGGCGCGGACCAGGGCGGTGCTGCTGGCACCGTACGAGCGGCTCATCGACAGCGGCGAGCCGATCCGGTACGGAGGGCTCTCCTCGGCCACCCGGGACGCCTGGCTCAAGATCGCCGCTGCGGTCGCCGAGGGTCTCTAG
- a CDS encoding adenylosuccinate synthase, whose amino-acid sequence MPAIVLIGAQWGDEGKGKVTDLLGERVDYVVRYSGGNNAGHTVITPDGQKYALHLMPSGALSPSAMIIIGNGVVVDPKVLLTEIDGLAERGVDVSRLRISGDAHLIMPHHRALDRVIERYLGSSRIGTTGRGIGPAYGDKVARIGIRLQDLLDPGILRKKLELALREKNQILFKVYNRKAIDLDATVEEYLGYAERLKPYIAETRAMLWDALDRRETVLLEGAQATMLDMDHGTYPFVTSSNPTAGGACVGAGIPPTAITKVIAVSKAYTTRVGAGPFPTELFDANGEHLRKIGAEYGTTTGRERRCGWFDAVVARYACRLNGVTDLVITKLDVLTGLPKVPICVGYEINGVRVDDMPMSQTDFHHAKPVYEELDGWWEDITKARTPDELPENARRYIARVEELCNTKVSVVGVGPGRDENVLLHPLLP is encoded by the coding sequence ATGCCAGCGATCGTGCTCATCGGCGCTCAGTGGGGCGACGAGGGCAAGGGCAAGGTTACCGACCTGCTGGGTGAGCGGGTCGACTACGTCGTGCGCTACTCCGGTGGCAACAACGCGGGCCACACGGTGATCACCCCGGACGGCCAGAAGTACGCACTGCACCTGATGCCCTCCGGTGCGCTCTCGCCGAGCGCGATGATCATCATCGGCAACGGCGTGGTGGTCGACCCGAAGGTGCTGCTCACCGAGATCGACGGGCTGGCCGAGCGGGGCGTGGACGTGTCCCGGTTGCGGATCTCCGGCGACGCGCACCTGATCATGCCGCACCACCGGGCGCTGGACCGGGTGATCGAGCGCTACCTCGGCTCGTCCCGGATCGGCACCACCGGCCGGGGCATCGGCCCGGCGTACGGCGACAAGGTCGCCCGGATCGGCATCCGGCTCCAGGACCTGCTCGACCCGGGCATCCTGCGCAAGAAGCTGGAACTCGCGCTGCGCGAGAAGAACCAGATCCTGTTCAAGGTCTACAACCGCAAGGCGATCGACCTCGACGCGACCGTCGAGGAGTACCTGGGGTACGCGGAGCGCCTCAAGCCGTACATCGCGGAGACCCGGGCGATGCTCTGGGACGCCCTGGACCGGCGCGAGACGGTACTGCTGGAGGGCGCCCAGGCCACCATGCTCGACATGGACCACGGCACGTACCCCTTCGTGACGTCGTCCAACCCGACGGCCGGCGGCGCCTGCGTGGGCGCCGGCATCCCGCCGACCGCGATCACCAAGGTGATCGCGGTGAGCAAGGCGTACACCACCCGGGTCGGCGCGGGCCCGTTCCCGACCGAACTGTTCGACGCCAACGGCGAACACCTTCGCAAGATCGGCGCGGAGTACGGCACCACCACCGGGCGGGAACGCCGGTGCGGGTGGTTCGACGCTGTCGTCGCCCGGTACGCCTGCCGCCTCAACGGCGTCACCGACCTGGTCATCACCAAGCTGGACGTGCTCACCGGGCTGCCCAAGGTGCCGATCTGCGTCGGCTACGAGATCAACGGCGTCCGGGTCGACGACATGCCGATGAGCCAGACGGACTTCCACCACGCCAAGCCCGTCTACGAGGAGCTCGACGGCTGGTGGGAAGACATCACGAAGGCCCGCACCCCTGACGAGCTGCCGGAGAACGCCCGCCGCTACATCGCCCGCGTCGAGGAGCTCTGCAACACCAAGGTGAGCGTCGTAGGCGTAGGCCCCGGCCGCGACGAAAACGTCCTCCTCCACCCCCTCCTCCCCTAA
- a CDS encoding type IV toxin-antitoxin system AbiEi family antitoxin domain-containing protein, protein MRRVAAERDGIVTLGQARAAGLTTHEVQRFCRAGRWRVVARGSYLVDAELYDAVPRRARIRAAVASFGPAAAAVLATAAELHGLAGMRVTDLIHLSMPGPVARPARLAYPEVVVHQLAIPPEHLVQVDGISATAPLRTLADLTLRADRFSAVSVLDSALNRRLVAADDLLSIPRLIRGRRGAVAARGYFGEADGRAQSPLETRARLRCVDGRVPSDTLQLEVRDDDGYLLGIGDLGWRAPRVIAEADGRDAHDTPQAAFADRRRQNRLVNAGWSILRFTWSDTLQPDYIPWTVRQALAAAARSR, encoded by the coding sequence GTGCGGCGGGTCGCGGCCGAGCGGGACGGGATTGTGACGCTCGGCCAGGCGCGAGCCGCCGGCTTGACTACGCATGAGGTGCAGCGGTTCTGCCGGGCCGGCCGCTGGCGCGTTGTGGCGCGGGGTAGCTATCTCGTGGACGCCGAACTGTACGACGCTGTGCCTCGACGGGCGCGGATCAGGGCGGCGGTCGCCTCCTTCGGTCCGGCGGCCGCCGCGGTTCTCGCCACGGCCGCCGAGCTGCACGGACTGGCCGGCATGCGGGTCACCGACCTGATTCATCTGTCGATGCCGGGTCCCGTCGCCAGGCCGGCCCGGCTCGCCTACCCGGAGGTGGTGGTCCATCAGTTGGCCATCCCGCCCGAGCACCTCGTCCAAGTGGACGGGATCAGCGCTACTGCGCCGCTGCGGACCCTTGCCGACCTCACCCTGCGGGCTGATCGTTTCTCTGCGGTGAGCGTGCTGGATTCGGCGTTGAATCGTCGCCTCGTGGCCGCCGATGACCTGCTCTCCATCCCGCGTCTCATTCGCGGTCGGCGCGGCGCGGTCGCGGCTCGTGGCTACTTCGGTGAGGCGGATGGGCGGGCGCAGTCGCCGCTCGAGACGCGCGCCCGGCTCCGCTGCGTCGACGGCCGGGTACCGTCCGACACGTTGCAACTTGAGGTCCGCGACGACGACGGCTATCTGCTGGGGATCGGCGACCTCGGTTGGCGTGCTCCACGAGTGATCGCGGAAGCGGACGGCCGGGACGCACACGACACGCCGCAGGCCGCCTTCGCCGACCGCCGCCGCCAGAACCGCCTGGTCAACGCCGGCTGGTCCATCCTCCGCTTCACCTGGTCGGACACCCTCCAACCCG